From Pseudomonadota bacterium:
TTCATCGTGGTCCTCTCAGTGCTCGTGGCCTTCGGAGAGCTCGCCGCTCCGAAGGGCGCTCTTCAGCGTGAAGGCACCGGACAACGCGAAGCTGGCGCCTTCTAAAAGGCCTGAGCGGACTTCGAAATAGCCGCCCGCGTGACGTCCCAGAGCTACTGGCTGCGGCCGAAATGTGTTTGGCTCGTCCGCCGGCACGAAGACGACGTTCTGACCATCGAGCTGGGCAACCGAATCGGCGGGCACTACGACCACGCGCTCATCGGCGGAGCCGCCAAGCAGCTCAATGCTCCCGAAGAGCCCGCTGCGGAGGCGAGCATCTGGCGCTTGCAGGGAGACGCGAATTGGCAGCGAACGGGTCCGTTCGTCGAGAGCCGGCGCGACGTAGGTGATCGTCCCTGGCATCGACAGATCTGGAAACGCGTGTAGTCGCACCAGTGCTGCCGACCCCGACTGGACGCGTGCAATCTCAAGCTCAGGAACATTGCCGCGCACCCAGACCTTGGTCGGGTCCGTCACGATAAACACGGGTTGCTCGGGCATCGCAGCCTCGCCGAGCGTGGCGTGCAGGTCGACGACGACCCCGTCGATGGGCGAGGTCAACGCCAGCTCTCCGCCACTCCCCGACCCAAACACGGAGAGCTGCCGACGAAGGCCGTCTACCTCGGCGCGAAGCTCTCCAACTTGGGCCTCGGCATCGACGAGCGAGCGCTGGGCTCCGATACCCTCCGTCGAGAGTTGCTGCTGCCGTCGGAGCGTGGACTCTGCTGCGGTGAGACGCGCACGAGCCTGGTCGAGACGAGAGCGAGCGGTAGATACGTCGCTCGACGCGACGACCCCCAGAAGCTGCCCGCGCCGGACACGGTCACCGAGTGCCACCGCAACTTTCGTGATTCGACCCGAGACGAGGGCCGCTACATGGGCCGTGCTGCTGGGCTCGAACTGGATCTCGGCCGGGATGGCGACGCCGCCGGTGAGCGCCCGCTTCTCCGCACGTCCGACTCGGATCCCCGCGCGCTCGGCCGCTTCTGGCGAGATTCGAACCTCGTTCCCGTGCCCCTCGTCGTGGTGCTCACCCTCCTCGCTGTGCCCCGTACCTTCACCGTGCTCGCGCGCCTCGGTATGGCCGGGCTCAGCGCCCTTCTTGCAGGCGGAGGTCAGTGTGACGATCAAGAAGCAAGTGACGAACGTGCGGTTCATGGAGTGCTCTCCTCGTGGTGGTCATCGCGCCAGAGGTCGACACCCACGACCCGCTCGAGGCCGGCCAACGCGAAGAAATAGTCAATCTGGGCGCCGAGCGCGT
This genomic window contains:
- a CDS encoding efflux RND transporter periplasmic adaptor subunit: MNRTFVTCFLIVTLTSACKKGAEPGHTEAREHGEGTGHSEEGEHHDEGHGNEVRISPEAAERAGIRVGRAEKRALTGGVAIPAEIQFEPSSTAHVAALVSGRITKVAVALGDRVRRGQLLGVVASSDVSTARSRLDQARARLTAAESTLRRQQQLSTEGIGAQRSLVDAEAQVGELRAEVDGLRRQLSVFGSGSGGELALTSPIDGVVVDLHATLGEAAMPEQPVFIVTDPTKVWVRGNVPELEIARVQSGSAALVRLHAFPDLSMPGTITYVAPALDERTRSLPIRVSLQAPDARLRSGLFGSIELLGGSADERVVVVPADSVAQLDGQNVVFVPADEPNTFRPQPVALGRHAGGYFEVRSGLLEGASFALSGAFTLKSALRSGELSEGHEH